In one Sphingobacterium daejeonense genomic region, the following are encoded:
- a CDS encoding SOS response-associated peptidase translates to MCYHVGSPSKSELKNKLPKKKIYYPNENEIFHISGFTRPYLPVTLNSDVDSVIEARWKLIPGWVKNETDAGKYANTLNAESESIFEKASYKDYILKNRGLLYVSGFYEPHKVAGKKESENYFIYAPQNEILTLGVVYNNFTDQETGETYPTFSIITTAANPLLEEIHNEKKRMPLIISAQDRDAWLFAEGKQEIQDLMKPYPGDLGSHQVYRVTGARGEDTNKPGIQDKWSGQTSLF, encoded by the coding sequence ATGTGCTACCATGTTGGATCTCCGAGTAAATCGGAGCTAAAGAATAAATTACCAAAGAAAAAAATCTATTACCCGAATGAGAATGAAATCTTTCATATCTCAGGATTTACTCGTCCTTATTTACCGGTTACTCTAAATTCAGATGTTGATTCAGTAATTGAAGCTCGATGGAAATTGATACCAGGTTGGGTAAAGAATGAAACAGACGCTGGAAAGTATGCCAACACCCTAAATGCAGAGTCTGAAAGTATTTTCGAAAAAGCTAGTTACAAGGATTATATTCTCAAAAATAGAGGGTTACTATATGTAAGTGGTTTTTATGAACCACATAAAGTTGCTGGAAAAAAAGAATCTGAGAACTATTTTATCTATGCTCCACAGAATGAGATATTAACTTTGGGAGTAGTTTACAATAACTTTACGGACCAAGAAACGGGAGAAACATATCCTACTTTCTCGATCATTACAACTGCCGCGAATCCTTTGTTAGAAGAAATACATAATGAAAAGAAACGGATGCCATTAATCATTTCAGCACAAGATCGTGATGCATGGTTATTTGCTGAAGGAAAACAGGAAATCCAAGACCTTATGAAACCTTATCCTGGTGATTTGGGTAGTCACCAGGTCTATCGAGTAACCGGAGCCAGGGGAGAAGATACAAACAAACCAGGAATCCAAGATAAATGGTCTGGTCAAACCAGTTTATTTTAA